The DNA region CGCTGCTTATACTAATTGTGAGTTGGGTGTGTTGCCTGTTGAAAAGCGTGATTTAATTGCTAAAGTTTGTGATGAAATTTTAGAAGGCAAGCACGACGACCAATTTCCGTTGGTAATCTGGCAAACCGGTTCGGGTACGCAGAGTAACATGAACGTTAATGAGGTGGTTGCCAACAGAGCGCACCAATTGGCCGGAAAAGTAATCGGCGAAGGCGAGAAAACCATCCAGCCTAATGATGACGTTAACAAATCGCAATCTTCTAACGATACCTTCCCAACAGGTATGCACATTGCCGCTTACAAGAAAATAGTTGAAGTTACTATTCCTGGGGTAAAGCAATTGCGCAATACCCTAAAGAAAAAATCGGATGCCTTTAAAAATGTGGTTAAGATCGGTAGAACCCACTTAATGGATGCTACACCTTTAACATTGGGTCAGGAACTTTCTGGTTACGTGGCGCAATTGGATTACGGATTAAAAGCCCTTGAAAACACCTTAGCACACTTAAGTGAATTGGCACTTGGCGGAACTGCCGTTGGAACCGGGTTAAACACACCAAAAGGCTACAGTAAACGTGTAGCAGAATACATTGCTGAGTTTACTGGACTTCCGTTTGTAACGGCTCCCAATAAATTTGAAGCGTTAGCGGCGCACGATGCTTTGGTTGAAACCCACGGTGCTTTAAAGCAATTGGCGGTGTCTTTAAATAAAATAGCCAACGATATTAGATTGATGGCCTCTGGACCACGTTCGGGAATTGGAGAAATTATTATTCCTGCCAACGAACCAGGAAGTTCCATTATGCCCGGAAAAGTTAACCCAACACAATGCGAAGCCTTAACCATGGTATGCGCACAGGTTATGGGTAACGATGTTGCGGTTTCTGTTGGTGGTTTACAAGGTCACTACGAGCTTAATGTATTCAAGCCTGTAATGGCTGCCAATGTATTGCAATCTGCTGAACTTATTGGAAATGCTTGCGTAAGTTTTGATGAAAACTGTGCTGTTGGCATCGAGCCGAACCACGATGTAATCACTAAATTACTGAACAATTCTTTAATGCTTGTTACCGCCTTGAATACTAAAATAGGTTATTATAAAGCTGCAGAAATAGCCAATACCGCTCATAAGAATGGTACGACTTTAAAAGAAGAAGCCATTAATTTAGGCTACGTTACTGCCGAAGAATACGACGAATGGGTAAAACCAGAAGATATGGTGGGTAGTTTGAAGTGAGATACTACCTATAGTTGTGATTTTTATTAAAATATAGGTTCTTAAAATCCTTGGACATAATTTAAACTGTTCA from Tamlana crocina includes:
- the fumC gene encoding class II fumarate hydratase, with protein sequence MSYRIEKDTMGEVQVPADKLWGAQTERSRNNFKIGPAASMPLEIVYGFAYLKKAAAYTNCELGVLPVEKRDLIAKVCDEILEGKHDDQFPLVIWQTGSGTQSNMNVNEVVANRAHQLAGKVIGEGEKTIQPNDDVNKSQSSNDTFPTGMHIAAYKKIVEVTIPGVKQLRNTLKKKSDAFKNVVKIGRTHLMDATPLTLGQELSGYVAQLDYGLKALENTLAHLSELALGGTAVGTGLNTPKGYSKRVAEYIAEFTGLPFVTAPNKFEALAAHDALVETHGALKQLAVSLNKIANDIRLMASGPRSGIGEIIIPANEPGSSIMPGKVNPTQCEALTMVCAQVMGNDVAVSVGGLQGHYELNVFKPVMAANVLQSAELIGNACVSFDENCAVGIEPNHDVITKLLNNSLMLVTALNTKIGYYKAAEIANTAHKNGTTLKEEAINLGYVTAEEYDEWVKPEDMVGSLK